One stretch of Pedobacter riviphilus DNA includes these proteins:
- a CDS encoding response regulator transcription factor, whose translation MKVLIIEDEKTLAFEMEKFLKKAFFLCDLAHSFKQGFNKLELNQYDYVLIDLGLPDGDGFELLSKAKKSNPDAAYIILTARGKLEDRVAGLDMGADDYLAKPFFLPELQSRMQAIARRKFKVAEELIPLGNFSIDLQKRFVFFEEEQIELSRKEFDLLSYLLLHKNRVLTRMQLSEHIWGNFVDDDYDSNYIDAHIKNIRKKLNGYASTEWLETVRGVGYRIKK comes from the coding sequence ATGAAGGTACTGATCATAGAAGATGAAAAAACGCTTGCCTTTGAAATGGAAAAGTTTCTTAAAAAAGCTTTCTTCTTATGCGACCTGGCCCATAGCTTTAAACAGGGCTTTAATAAGCTAGAGTTAAATCAATATGATTATGTGCTGATTGATTTAGGTCTGCCAGATGGCGATGGTTTTGAACTGCTCAGCAAGGCGAAGAAAAGCAATCCAGATGCAGCCTATATTATTCTTACCGCCAGAGGTAAATTAGAAGACCGCGTGGCCGGCTTAGACATGGGCGCAGATGATTATTTAGCGAAGCCTTTTTTTTTACCCGAGCTTCAATCGCGGATGCAGGCCATTGCCAGGCGAAAATTTAAAGTGGCCGAAGAGTTAATTCCCCTCGGAAATTTTAGCATCGATCTGCAAAAACGCTTTGTATTTTTTGAGGAGGAGCAGATTGAACTTTCGCGCAAAGAATTTGATCTTTTAAGCTACCTTTTACTACATAAAAACAGGGTGCTTACCCGGATGCAATTGAGCGAACATATTTGGGGCAACTTTGTTGATGATGATTACGACTCAAACTACATTGATGCACACATTAAAAATATCAGGAAGAAATTAAATGGTTATGCCTCTACCGAATGGCTAGAAACCGTTAGAGGCGTTGGTTATAGAATTAAGAAGTAA
- a CDS encoding DUF4382 domain-containing protein — translation MKTNFVNTILAVFVVIGMTAFYGCKKNESSQGTTKVQIKMTDAPGNFDKINLSVKEIVLVSGDKPYVFAASAGIFDILDFRIGTSNPDILVASGEMPSGEITEIRLVLNETGNTIVVNGVQQELKTPSAQTSGWKVKLTANPELVEGAAYTLLLDFDAAKSIVSTGNGKYLLKPVVRGIASATTGLISGTVLPLASHPEVLVIAGTDTVGTVADPLTGKFTVGGLSSGTYSVKFAPVVGYRDSTITAVKVALGQNTSLGTVTLKQ, via the coding sequence ATGAAAACAAATTTTGTAAATACCATTTTAGCCGTCTTCGTCGTAATCGGGATGACTGCCTTTTATGGATGTAAAAAAAATGAATCAAGCCAGGGAACAACTAAAGTTCAGATTAAAATGACCGATGCTCCAGGTAACTTCGATAAGATCAATTTAAGTGTAAAAGAGATTGTACTGGTATCGGGCGATAAACCTTATGTATTTGCAGCCAGCGCGGGTATATTCGATATTCTTGATTTTAGGATCGGCACCAGTAATCCTGATATTTTGGTTGCTTCAGGTGAAATGCCTTCAGGTGAAATTACCGAAATCAGACTGGTACTTAACGAAACCGGAAATACCATTGTGGTAAATGGTGTTCAGCAGGAACTTAAAACGCCAAGTGCACAAACATCTGGCTGGAAGGTGAAATTAACCGCTAATCCAGAATTGGTTGAAGGCGCTGCTTATACATTACTATTAGACTTTGATGCGGCGAAATCTATCGTAAGCACCGGAAACGGAAAATATTTATTAAAACCAGTGGTACGTGGAATTGCATCGGCCACTACTGGATTAATCTCTGGAACTGTTTTGCCTTTAGCAAGCCATCCTGAAGTATTGGTTATTGCAGGTACAGATACTGTGGGTACCGTTGCAGATCCTTTAACAGGTAAATTTACAGTTGGTGGCTTATCTTCTGGTACCTACTCGGTTAAATTTGCACCGGTTGTTGGTTATAGAGATAGTACCATTACTGCTGTTAAAGTGGCTTTAGGTCAAAATACATCGCTGGGCACGGTTACTTTAAAACAGTAA
- a CDS encoding sensor histidine kinase, whose amino-acid sequence MRSAVIFILFYFCQIFCFAQKLEMNLDSIHPVIKYDKHGDSIRKYFSNTFYSHNSRFTEQNNLLISAFYSNKLAVNYRHVLEKIPQLKTYSIKQSGVYAQARDSYAGVFAVPIFDSTGIIITVNGINAQNAAKYQFRVLENNKKVVLPWTRPKIFTNTYWMTKIANSAKIDDVTAYLGQFKGAYGNALTFQVRQTDQPDSIKTSLSAYWVKWQPRVVGVFTFSQLPEFLSIFKEQWKDLRINEKPVDWTKDSTLLKLKKEFRYNENNLIFCLDDFIKSKNIIEYNLVKGADSTGWAVNDFDFNLVWLKNLSPGKYDLLIRYSVQRTHVCKYTFTIRPAWYQTLWAKIGLCMLGLLAIGFIVLLRRSAKQTEKLKAQDTLKQLVQTELKSIRSQFNPHFVFNALSSIQGLITKNDSENATKYLIEFSNLMRESLKATNNEFVSISSEIKILENYLNLEKLRFGFSYEIKASSQIDTNAIEIPSLFLQPLVENAVKHGISSLQEQGRLSVLFDKIVNDMSVQVSDNGRGFDQSHQSNGFGLQLTKERIKLLNQTLNAQQIEFSVNRIQNETQVTIYFKNWLI is encoded by the coding sequence ATGCGCAGCGCAGTCATATTTATCCTTTTCTATTTTTGCCAGATCTTTTGCTTTGCACAAAAGCTGGAGATGAACCTGGATAGCATTCACCCTGTTATCAAATACGATAAACATGGTGATTCTATTCGTAAATATTTCTCCAATACCTTCTATAGTCACAATTCAAGATTTACAGAACAAAATAACCTGTTAATCTCGGCCTTTTATTCCAACAAACTGGCAGTAAACTACAGGCATGTGCTGGAGAAAATACCACAATTAAAAACCTATTCCATTAAACAATCGGGGGTGTATGCTCAGGCTAGAGATAGTTATGCCGGTGTATTTGCTGTGCCCATATTTGATTCAACCGGGATTATCATCACCGTAAATGGCATTAATGCTCAAAATGCAGCTAAATACCAATTCAGGGTGCTGGAAAATAATAAAAAGGTGGTATTGCCATGGACAAGACCTAAAATATTTACCAACACGTATTGGATGACCAAAATTGCCAACTCTGCTAAAATAGATGATGTTACGGCTTATCTTGGACAGTTTAAAGGTGCTTATGGCAATGCCTTAACCTTCCAGGTGCGACAAACCGATCAGCCAGACAGTATCAAAACTTCGTTATCTGCCTACTGGGTAAAGTGGCAACCCAGGGTAGTTGGTGTATTCACATTTTCACAGCTCCCTGAGTTTCTAAGCATTTTTAAAGAACAATGGAAAGACCTAAGGATAAATGAAAAACCGGTGGACTGGACTAAGGATTCGACGCTCTTAAAACTGAAAAAGGAATTCCGTTACAATGAAAATAACCTGATCTTCTGTTTAGATGATTTCATCAAGTCTAAAAACATCATCGAATACAACCTTGTAAAAGGTGCCGATAGTACCGGCTGGGCAGTAAACGACTTTGATTTTAACCTGGTTTGGCTCAAGAACCTTTCGCCGGGTAAATACGATCTGCTTATCCGCTACAGCGTACAACGTACACACGTGTGCAAATACACGTTTACCATCCGCCCTGCCTGGTACCAAACCTTATGGGCCAAAATAGGCCTGTGTATGCTTGGTCTGCTGGCTATCGGTTTCATTGTACTCTTAAGGCGATCCGCCAAACAGACTGAAAAGCTGAAAGCTCAAGATACCTTAAAACAGTTGGTGCAAACCGAGCTCAAGTCTATCCGCTCGCAATTTAATCCGCATTTTGTGTTTAATGCACTGAGTTCCATACAAGGCCTGATCACCAAAAACGACTCAGAAAATGCTACCAAATACCTGATCGAATTCAGCAACCTGATGCGCGAATCGTTAAAAGCCACCAACAACGAATTTGTTAGTATATCAAGCGAAATAAAAATCCTGGAGAATTATTTAAATCTCGAAAAGCTACGCTTCGGCTTCAGTTATGAGATAAAGGCCAGCAGCCAGATAGATACCAATGCAATAGAAATTCCGAGTCTCTTTTTACAACCACTGGTAGAGAATGCAGTAAAACACGGGATATCTTCATTACAAGAGCAAGGAAGGCTTAGTGTCTTGTTTGATAAGATAGTCAATGATATGTCTGTTCAGGTGAGCGACAATGGTAGGGGATTCGATCAAAGCCACCAATCAAACGGATTTGGATTACAGCTCACTAAAGAAAGGATCAAGCTATTGAATCAAACACTTAATGCACAGCAGATTGAATTTTCTGTAAACCGAATACAAAATGAAACACAAGTTACCATCTACTTCAAAAACTGGTTAATATGA
- a CDS encoding LytR/AlgR family response regulator transcription factor: protein MIRAVIIDDEKNNIENMVSLLRKHELPVAIIGSATNADDAISTIVATNPDLLFLDIQMPEKNGFDVLKALPHYQFEVIFVTAFDQYGIQAVKFSAIDYLLKPVNPEELKTSILKVEAKLNQRKQNFQLENLMELIKNKDAKKDHKLALASTKEIRFVHTDEIIRCESSNTYTQFYLADGKNIMVSKPIFEYEEMLGNYDFIRCHQSHLVNSKFIKSLVKEDSGYLLLNDDTRIPISRGKKENVLKALNTIKK, encoded by the coding sequence ATGATAAGAGCTGTAATAATAGACGACGAAAAAAACAATATCGAAAACATGGTAAGTTTGCTCAGGAAACATGAATTGCCTGTTGCCATTATAGGTTCGGCCACCAATGCCGATGATGCCATTTCGACCATTGTAGCTACTAATCCAGATTTATTGTTCCTGGATATACAAATGCCTGAGAAGAATGGATTTGATGTGCTGAAAGCATTGCCTCACTACCAGTTCGAGGTAATATTTGTAACCGCCTTCGATCAATACGGTATTCAGGCAGTGAAATTTTCTGCTATAGATTACCTGCTTAAACCAGTGAACCCCGAAGAACTAAAAACATCAATTCTAAAGGTTGAAGCCAAGCTGAACCAGCGTAAACAAAACTTTCAATTGGAAAACTTAATGGAGCTCATTAAGAATAAGGATGCCAAAAAAGACCACAAGCTGGCTCTGGCCTCAACTAAAGAAATCAGGTTTGTACATACCGATGAAATTATCCGCTGTGAATCGTCAAATACCTACACACAGTTCTATCTCGCTGACGGCAAAAACATCATGGTATCAAAGCCCATCTTCGAATACGAGGAAATGCTTGGCAATTACGACTTTATCCGCTGTCACCAGTCTCATTTAGTGAATTCCAAATTCATAAAAAGCTTAGTTAAAGAAGATAGTGGTTATCTGTTACTGAACGATGATACACGTATCCCCATTTCAAGAGGCAAAAAAGAAAATGTACTTAAAGCATTAAACACCATAAAAAAATAA
- a CDS encoding TlpA family protein disulfide reductase: protein MKRILYFLLLLSCTQVYAQSSGPLQMEDEKMSSYLANRKPATLTIQVKNLPDSIKKVKIELTMVQLGVGFQLNKFVETDATGLSKVVLDQNLPYQQIWLTVGPYLYAGIYVNSGLTVVLDAKKLEKRAFMIADGIEYLGDDGKLNTVMNKNVLFKRKEKGDLDKSLQNLRKLKEQHSEESFLLKIDSIKNALLKIDEEFIANHPDYAWAIKNETLSGFYGNICVTYWGDLMPVKLFSEVSSHKPYFVSNDGSTFYRYLQSYSTNGKLPKGKGLPGALALMDSLYTPQKSDLLKIFLLDTYKDLFSTAYPTIISSITTPWCKGISTKELAKANLNEKKVENLFATSKKPDDANIGKPLAKLPFEADLYEVDEKIKAEDLLSNLKSKFPKKALIIDIWATWCGPCIADLPSSKSLHEKNRDLPVAYIYLCTTGGSNIDLWKKNIVQMEIPGTHVFINEKVLAQLRTILNAEGGFPTYVAVDMNGKANSKVISHMGALNRESLKKVAGL, encoded by the coding sequence ATGAAACGGATCTTATATTTCTTATTACTGCTCAGCTGCACCCAGGTGTATGCACAAAGCAGCGGCCCTCTTCAAATGGAGGATGAAAAAATGAGCAGCTATCTTGCCAACCGCAAGCCAGCAACATTAACCATTCAGGTCAAAAATCTTCCTGATAGTATTAAAAAGGTTAAAATCGAATTAACGATGGTGCAGTTGGGTGTTGGTTTTCAGCTTAATAAATTTGTAGAAACAGATGCCACAGGACTATCAAAAGTTGTGCTCGATCAGAATTTACCTTATCAGCAAATCTGGTTAACCGTAGGGCCCTATCTCTACGCCGGAATTTATGTTAACTCAGGGTTAACCGTAGTGCTCGATGCAAAAAAACTAGAGAAGCGGGCATTTATGATTGCCGATGGTATTGAGTACCTGGGCGATGACGGAAAGCTGAATACCGTCATGAATAAAAACGTCCTTTTTAAACGGAAAGAAAAAGGAGATTTGGATAAAAGCCTCCAGAATTTAAGAAAGTTGAAAGAACAACATAGCGAAGAATCCTTCTTGTTGAAAATTGATTCAATAAAAAATGCATTACTAAAGATAGATGAAGAATTTATTGCCAATCATCCCGACTATGCATGGGCGATCAAAAACGAAACTTTATCAGGCTTTTACGGAAATATATGCGTAACCTATTGGGGCGACCTGATGCCAGTTAAACTTTTTAGCGAAGTTAGCAGCCATAAACCTTATTTTGTAAGTAATGATGGCTCCACTTTTTATCGGTACCTGCAAAGTTATTCTACGAATGGAAAACTGCCAAAAGGAAAAGGCTTGCCAGGTGCACTTGCATTGATGGATAGTTTGTACACTCCTCAGAAATCGGATTTACTGAAAATATTTCTTTTAGACACTTATAAAGACCTGTTTTCTACCGCTTATCCTACAATTATCAGTAGCATAACAACGCCATGGTGCAAAGGTATATCAACAAAAGAGTTGGCCAAAGCTAACCTTAATGAAAAAAAGGTAGAAAACTTGTTTGCCACATCAAAAAAACCAGATGACGCAAACATTGGCAAACCTTTAGCGAAACTACCTTTTGAGGCCGATCTTTACGAAGTAGATGAAAAAATAAAAGCCGAAGATTTACTGAGTAACCTAAAATCAAAATTCCCCAAAAAGGCACTGATCATCGATATCTGGGCTACCTGGTGTGGACCTTGTATAGCAGATCTGCCTTCGAGCAAAAGCTTACATGAAAAAAATAGAGATTTACCAGTGGCCTATATTTATTTGTGTACCACGGGCGGTTCTAATATAGATCTATGGAAAAAGAATATCGTCCAGATGGAGATCCCAGGTACCCACGTTTTCATCAATGAAAAAGTATTGGCCCAGTTAAGAACGATCCTCAATGCAGAAGGTGGATTTCCAACTTATGTAGCTGTCGACATGAATGGCAAAGCCAATTCAAAGGTGATTAGCCACATGGGAGCTTTGAATAGAGAAAGCCTCAAAAAAGTAGCGGGGCTTTAA
- a CDS encoding cupin domain-containing protein, which translates to MAGRKISHKQCKQTVSKDGFVNIPLGGAVHCFKDTSEKPARLLCTVVPAGLENLFHEIGTPVLPGQTLPIPELTEERKAFLKEMDLKYNQQTYPKDFLG; encoded by the coding sequence ATGGCAGGAAGAAAAATTTCGCACAAGCAGTGTAAACAAACCGTTTCAAAAGATGGCTTTGTGAATATTCCTCTTGGTGGAGCCGTTCATTGCTTTAAAGATACTTCCGAAAAACCTGCACGATTGCTTTGCACAGTAGTACCCGCCGGACTGGAAAATCTATTTCATGAAATAGGCACTCCTGTTCTTCCTGGGCAAACGCTACCCATTCCTGAGCTAACAGAAGAGCGGAAAGCGTTTTTAAAAGAGATGGACTTGAAATACAATCAGCAAACCTACCCCAAGGATTTTCTGGGATAG
- a CDS encoding FkbM family methyltransferase, producing the protein MNALGKSVKRVYVLLFARRIFYPANLFLYKLSLFGLGLRNYENDTVSGEKAFIKFLKALRKFDSGAILDIGANIGNYSVMLRKNGVTQPIFAFEPHPVAFSKLSEVAVAYNFTAVPEGAGEAHSMAAIYDYQGDGGSEHASMYKGVIEHLHKGKAEEVAIALTTIDEFVAKHDISKIALLKIDTEGHELSVLKGARQTIAGGMVEVIQLEFNEMNIISRTFFKDIVDVLPGYDFYRMLPDGLKALGPYNSTNYEIFSFQNIVALKQLHN; encoded by the coding sequence ATGAATGCCCTGGGAAAATCTGTTAAAAGAGTATATGTACTCTTGTTTGCACGGCGGATTTTTTATCCCGCGAATCTTTTTTTGTATAAGCTGAGTCTGTTCGGATTGGGTCTTAGGAATTATGAGAACGACACCGTGTCTGGCGAGAAAGCATTTATTAAGTTTTTGAAGGCGCTCAGAAAGTTTGATTCAGGGGCGATTCTAGACATTGGTGCCAATATAGGTAACTATTCGGTGATGCTGAGAAAGAATGGGGTTACCCAGCCAATCTTTGCTTTTGAGCCACACCCGGTGGCATTCAGTAAACTAAGTGAGGTCGCAGTGGCGTACAATTTCACAGCGGTGCCAGAGGGAGCAGGGGAAGCACATAGTATGGCTGCTATTTACGACTATCAGGGCGATGGCGGATCAGAACATGCCAGCATGTATAAAGGCGTAATAGAACATCTTCATAAGGGGAAAGCCGAGGAAGTAGCTATTGCCCTTACCACCATTGATGAATTTGTAGCGAAACATGATATTTCGAAGATCGCATTATTAAAGATCGATACAGAAGGTCATGAGCTGAGTGTGCTAAAAGGAGCCAGGCAAACCATCGCTGGCGGAATGGTGGAAGTTATACAGTTGGAATTCAATGAGATGAATATCATCTCCAGAACCTTTTTCAAGGATATTGTGGATGTGTTACCTGGATACGATTTTTATCGGATGTTGCCTGATGGGCTGAAAGCGCTGGGACCGTATAACAGCACGAACTATGAAATATTTTCTTTTCAGAATATTGTCGCGCTAAAGCAGCTTCATAACTAA
- a CDS encoding undecaprenyl-phosphate glucose phosphotransferase, translating to MKTGSPINFLVRLLIDHLILLLAFLCIYHYIFGLRSVFFSLFNLLLFSISITSWTIIGMSVHLYEEFRTRSFAYEFIAILKTTLLHTCFFTFLFFYCFKYYPYPRTFTLLHALLIFIGITVIKFIVKQSLLRLRSNGYNIKNVLIIGTGDTGMKFYNTITSNDHFGYRCVGFIDEQTNPHLNGQYLGKISDLPRILEDHEIDDVIVALPETQNTEMEKIIIASEKEAKRVRIIADCHRFCTSTASMNLFGTFPLLTIRTSPLDDPAKQRFKRIFELCLTTILFITVFWWLFPFIGLLIKLSSPGPVFFKQERQGLNNKKIICYKFRSMIRNSATINTNGQYLQATLNDSRVTPIGKFLRKTNLDELPQFFNVLIGDMALVGPRPHPIPLHQESKNTIQNYMLRHVVKPGITGWAQVNGYRGETKVEGQMQKRVDFDLWYIENYSIWLDCQIIFQTLMNMIKGDKNAY from the coding sequence ATGAAAACTGGCTCTCCTATTAATTTCTTAGTAAGACTCCTGATAGATCATCTTATATTGCTACTGGCATTTCTGTGCATTTATCATTATATTTTTGGCTTGAGAAGTGTGTTCTTTTCGTTATTCAACCTATTACTGTTTAGTATAAGTATCACCTCATGGACCATTATTGGGATGTCGGTCCATTTATACGAGGAATTTAGAACAAGGTCGTTCGCTTACGAATTTATAGCTATTCTTAAAACTACCTTACTTCATACCTGTTTCTTCACATTCCTGTTCTTCTATTGTTTTAAATACTACCCTTATCCTAGAACCTTTACTTTACTGCATGCTCTTTTAATCTTTATAGGCATTACAGTGATTAAATTCATTGTAAAACAATCACTGCTGCGGCTGAGATCAAATGGTTATAATATAAAAAATGTCCTGATAATAGGTACAGGCGATACCGGAATGAAATTCTATAACACCATTACATCCAACGACCATTTCGGATACAGGTGTGTTGGATTTATAGATGAACAAACCAATCCCCATCTCAACGGGCAGTATCTGGGTAAAATATCTGATCTCCCCAGAATCCTGGAAGATCATGAAATTGACGATGTTATTGTAGCCTTACCTGAAACGCAGAATACAGAAATGGAAAAAATTATTATCGCCAGTGAAAAAGAAGCCAAGCGGGTAAGGATTATAGCAGATTGCCACCGCTTCTGCACTTCAACGGCTAGCATGAATTTATTCGGCACATTTCCACTTTTAACGATCCGTACCTCTCCGCTGGATGATCCGGCCAAACAAAGGTTCAAACGCATTTTTGAACTTTGCCTCACCACCATACTTTTCATTACTGTTTTCTGGTGGCTATTTCCCTTCATTGGCCTGCTCATCAAACTTTCTTCCCCTGGTCCCGTCTTTTTTAAACAGGAGCGGCAGGGCTTAAACAACAAAAAAATAATCTGCTATAAATTCCGCTCGATGATACGCAACAGCGCTACCATAAACACAAACGGACAATATCTTCAGGCCACATTGAACGATTCAAGGGTTACCCCGATAGGAAAGTTCCTTCGGAAAACAAATCTCGACGAGCTTCCTCAATTTTTCAATGTTTTAATAGGAGATATGGCACTGGTAGGGCCACGTCCCCATCCCATTCCATTACACCAGGAATCAAAAAACACCATACAGAATTATATGCTAAGGCATGTAGTGAAGCCAGGAATTACTGGCTGGGCGCAAGTGAACGGCTACAGGGGTGAAACCAAGGTCGAAGGTCAGATGCAGAAACGTGTTGACTTTGATCTGTGGTATATTGAAAATTATAGTATATGGCTAGATTGCCAGATCATTTTCCAGACACTGATGAATATGATCAAAGGAGATAAAAACGCTTATTAG
- a CDS encoding glycosyltransferase family 4 protein, whose translation MKIVVNDHSGHAFTLQLSKQFAQSGHQVLYAYSVSFQSPKGNFEDLHHSGSGLSILPITIKGKFEKYSLLKRRKQEIEYAQQLITTLKTFQPNVVVSSTTPLFVQQHLQEYCIRKGIKFVYWCQDIYSIAIQQIAKQRLGFMSFPLWYYFKKLEAGLLRKSTHVISITPAFNDLFQKWKIDPKRVTYIPNWAPLPEITLKGKNNEWANRHQVADKTCVVYSGTLGLKHNPSILSAAAEYFRKHKEVLFIIISEGLGADFLQKEKEKKQLDNLLLLPFQDFQDMSLVFGTADILLAILENDASAYSVPSKVLAYLCAEKPIVLAMPPDNLSAAIVVDNKVGYCITPDNLQGFFQLIEKLVADPVLRRRMGRNGRVYAEKNFDITHIENQFMEVFNTIPN comes from the coding sequence ATGAAAATTGTAGTTAACGATCACTCAGGCCACGCCTTCACCCTTCAGCTTAGTAAGCAGTTCGCACAAAGCGGGCATCAGGTATTGTATGCTTATTCGGTTTCCTTCCAATCGCCCAAAGGAAACTTTGAAGACCTTCACCATTCAGGATCTGGCCTAAGCATACTGCCCATTACCATTAAAGGTAAATTCGAAAAATATTCTCTTTTAAAAAGACGGAAACAGGAAATTGAATACGCTCAGCAGCTCATCACTACACTGAAAACATTTCAGCCTAACGTGGTGGTAAGCAGTACAACCCCATTATTTGTGCAGCAGCATTTACAAGAATACTGCATCAGGAAGGGAATCAAATTTGTATACTGGTGCCAGGACATATATTCTATTGCCATTCAGCAGATTGCAAAACAGCGACTGGGTTTTATGAGCTTCCCACTATGGTACTACTTCAAAAAACTGGAAGCTGGACTGCTGAGAAAAAGCACACATGTGATCAGTATTACACCGGCCTTTAATGACCTCTTTCAAAAATGGAAGATTGATCCGAAACGAGTAACCTACATCCCCAACTGGGCACCTCTTCCTGAAATAACACTTAAAGGCAAGAACAATGAATGGGCTAACCGGCACCAGGTGGCTGATAAAACCTGTGTAGTTTATTCGGGTACACTTGGATTAAAGCATAATCCATCCATACTATCTGCCGCGGCCGAATATTTCCGCAAACATAAAGAAGTGCTTTTTATTATTATCTCCGAAGGTTTAGGGGCAGATTTTCTGCAAAAAGAAAAAGAGAAAAAGCAGCTGGACAATCTCCTGTTACTTCCCTTTCAGGATTTTCAAGACATGAGCCTAGTATTCGGCACCGCAGACATCCTGCTGGCTATACTAGAAAATGATGCTAGCGCCTACTCAGTGCCTTCGAAAGTACTCGCTTACCTGTGTGCAGAAAAACCGATAGTACTCGCAATGCCCCCAGATAACCTGAGCGCCGCTATTGTAGTAGATAATAAGGTAGGCTATTGTATTACACCGGATAATTTGCAAGGCTTTTTCCAACTGATTGAGAAACTGGTAGCCGACCCCGTGTTACGAAGGAGAATGGGGCGTAATGGCCGTGTATATGCAGAAAAAAATTTCGACATCACACATATTGAAAACCAATTTATGGAAGTGTTCAACACCATCCCAAACTAA
- a CDS encoding FkbM family methyltransferase: protein MNMLFKITDAVKVFLASGRSLGALSEKGASVASTLILHNCRHYIPVLGTIIDAGANQGQFAIAANHFYPGAHIHSFEPLPEVFSILQRNTSRLNSISTYNMALGNSSGTLEFYSNAYSHASSALHVSALQKNMLPKTAISHQIETPVQRLDDLHHKILFTSPVLLKMDVQGFEKEVLKGAINSLPQIDYLLFETSFVQMYDGEPLFDEMHDFVKELGFEFIAPVGFLQSEKLQILQMDLLYKRKNI from the coding sequence ATGAATATGCTTTTTAAAATAACAGATGCTGTAAAAGTATTCCTGGCCTCAGGCAGGAGCCTCGGGGCGCTATCAGAAAAAGGTGCCTCGGTTGCTTCTACGCTGATACTGCACAACTGTAGGCATTACATACCGGTACTAGGTACTATTATAGATGCAGGCGCTAATCAGGGCCAGTTTGCAATAGCTGCAAATCACTTCTACCCTGGCGCACATATACATTCTTTCGAGCCGCTACCTGAAGTATTTTCGATTTTACAACGTAATACAAGCAGGTTAAATAGCATTAGCACTTATAACATGGCTTTGGGCAACTCAAGCGGAACACTTGAATTTTATAGTAATGCTTACTCTCATGCCAGTTCGGCTCTGCATGTATCTGCACTGCAAAAAAACATGCTCCCTAAAACAGCCATTTCCCACCAGATAGAAACACCTGTACAACGATTGGATGACCTGCACCACAAAATACTCTTTACCTCGCCGGTATTACTTAAAATGGATGTACAGGGATTTGAGAAGGAAGTATTAAAAGGTGCAATAAACAGCCTGCCACAAATTGATTACCTGTTATTTGAAACCTCTTTTGTTCAGATGTATGATGGTGAACCTCTGTTTGATGAAATGCATGATTTTGTAAAAGAACTGGGTTTTGAATTCATTGCCCCTGTAGGCTTCCTTCAATCTGAGAAATTACAAATCCTACAAATGGATCTTTTATATAAAAGGAAAAACATATGA